A window of the Candidatus Eremiobacteraceae bacterium genome harbors these coding sequences:
- a CDS encoding DUF4386 domain-containing protein, giving the protein MLIGAIDDSQRAAAKIAGIAFLVTNATAMFAEFYVNSRLVVTGNGARTFANIAASQTLYRLGIASHLFTGAAVVALIVALYVILRPVNRNLALLALSWRLVETAIFAASVLPGFDVLRLVSSAAYLRGFAPDRLQALTMLSLSAHGAAYVVGLLFFGLGSAVFCYLFYKSNYIPRLLAGLGVFASVLTSACMFAIIIFPDLSHRLVPGCFAPIFIFEAVTGFWLLIKGLAQPNPTLQ; this is encoded by the coding sequence ATGCTGATCGGCGCCATCGACGACTCTCAACGGGCCGCTGCCAAAATCGCCGGGATCGCCTTCCTCGTGACCAATGCGACTGCGATGTTCGCCGAGTTCTATGTGAACTCGAGGCTCGTGGTGACCGGCAACGGCGCGAGAACTTTCGCCAACATCGCGGCCTCACAGACGCTCTATCGTCTCGGCATCGCGAGCCATCTTTTTACCGGCGCTGCGGTTGTCGCCCTCATCGTCGCTCTCTACGTCATCCTCAGGCCGGTCAATCGCAACCTCGCACTGCTTGCGTTGTCATGGCGGCTGGTGGAGACCGCGATTTTCGCTGCGAGCGTGCTCCCCGGTTTTGACGTTTTGCGTCTTGTGAGCAGCGCTGCGTACTTGCGCGGATTCGCACCGGATCGCTTGCAGGCTTTGACGATGCTATCCCTCAGCGCGCACGGCGCCGCCTACGTCGTCGGACTGCTGTTTTTTGGTTTGGGATCCGCCGTGTTCTGCTATCTTTTTTACAAGTCGAACTACATCCCTAGACTTCTCGCGGGCTTGGGCGTGTTCGCATCCGTCCTCACGTCGGCATGCATGTTCGCCATCATCATCTTCCCCGATCTATCACATCGGCTTGTGCCGGGCTGTTTCGCGCCTATCTTCATTTTCGAAGCAGTGACGGGCTTTTGGCTTCTGATCAAGGGGCTGGCGCAGCCTAACCCGACATTACAATGA
- a CDS encoding AraC family transcriptional regulator, translated as MEQQMWTRLGGASEMQFSIRASSAGRSWNGIEAAIFDTTGGLVERPRAARHTISMHIGVPVRAACRCDGPVHNRLQSPGDIDVVPLGYAAAWEDAGPTTMLSINLSPSLIRSAAEAMGLNPDSISIAPQLGLKDEKLRHIGWALKAELESGEPFDRLYAESLGTAMAVHLLRHYTLEAPKTTRLGLTRRQHNDVVDYVTAHLTSNLSLGELAAVAGASISHFSSLFKQSSGLPVHQYVIRRRVECALNLLLHGASTLSEVAVQAGFADQSHMARCMRRVIGMTPMDVLRQL; from the coding sequence ATGGAACAGCAGATGTGGACGAGGCTGGGCGGCGCCAGCGAAATGCAATTTTCCATTCGGGCATCTAGTGCTGGCCGGTCGTGGAACGGAATCGAGGCTGCAATATTCGACACCACGGGCGGCTTGGTGGAACGCCCACGAGCTGCCCGCCACACGATCAGCATGCACATCGGCGTACCGGTGAGGGCGGCGTGCAGGTGTGACGGACCCGTCCACAATCGGTTGCAATCGCCGGGAGATATCGACGTTGTGCCGCTTGGTTACGCGGCCGCATGGGAAGATGCCGGACCGACGACCATGCTGAGCATCAACTTGAGCCCATCGCTCATTCGATCCGCAGCCGAGGCGATGGGCCTAAACCCGGACAGCATTTCCATCGCGCCGCAGCTAGGGCTCAAGGATGAAAAATTGCGGCACATCGGCTGGGCGCTGAAAGCCGAGCTGGAATCGGGCGAACCTTTCGATCGCCTTTATGCGGAGAGCCTCGGAACCGCGATGGCCGTGCATCTTCTTCGCCACTACACGCTTGAGGCGCCGAAGACGACGCGTCTTGGTCTCACACGGCGGCAGCACAACGATGTTGTCGACTACGTCACAGCGCATCTCACGTCGAACTTGTCGCTGGGCGAGCTCGCAGCCGTGGCCGGCGCGAGCATTTCGCATTTCTCGTCGCTGTTCAAGCAGAGCAGCGGACTCCCGGTTCATCAATACGTTATCCGGCGGCGCGTCGAGTGCGCCCTCAATCTGCTCTTGCACGGCGCCTCCACCTTGAGTGAGGTCGCCGTGCAGGCCGGCTTCGCAGATCAAAGCCACATGGCGAGATGCATGCGCCGCGTCATCGGCATGACGCCGATGGATGTCTTACGGCAACTCTAG
- a CDS encoding NAD(P)-dependent alcohol dehydrogenase encodes MKASVHSKYGAPDVLSIKDVEKPTPSDDQVLVRVYATTVNRTDCGNLWAKPFLIRLFLGLFNPRSPITGSDFAGTVEAVGGNVKSFKVGDRIMGFSGLGLSSHAEYLTVRETRAVIGIPDNVTFSHAAACLEGGIYALSSMINKVNPTAGQRALVNGGTGAIGSAAVQFLKERGVEVTATCKTSNLELVKSLGASRVIDYSKDDFTKDDEKYNFIFDTVGKSSFGNCKPLLLPGGTYISADAGPMWENTYLPLVTAVIGDKKVLSPIPRDVKKSLSLIQDFIGRGKFKPVIDRAYPLEKIAEAYEYVASGQKIGNVVITLIAE; translated from the coding sequence ATGAAGGCTTCGGTTCATTCAAAATATGGCGCACCGGATGTCTTGAGCATAAAAGATGTAGAAAAACCGACGCCGAGCGACGACCAAGTGCTGGTGCGGGTGTATGCGACCACGGTGAACAGAACCGATTGCGGAAACCTTTGGGCCAAACCGTTTTTGATTAGATTGTTCCTCGGACTGTTCAATCCGCGGTCGCCGATAACCGGGTCCGACTTCGCCGGCACGGTTGAAGCGGTCGGAGGAAATGTAAAGTCTTTCAAGGTCGGCGATAGGATCATGGGCTTTAGCGGCCTCGGACTGAGCTCGCACGCAGAGTACCTGACGGTACGTGAGACGCGAGCAGTGATCGGAATCCCCGACAACGTCACTTTCAGCCACGCCGCGGCTTGCTTAGAGGGCGGAATTTACGCGCTTTCTTCGATGATCAATAAGGTGAATCCGACGGCCGGACAAAGAGCGCTTGTCAATGGAGGGACCGGCGCGATCGGCTCGGCCGCTGTACAATTTCTTAAAGAACGTGGTGTTGAGGTTACGGCGACCTGCAAAACGAGCAACCTTGAATTGGTGAAGTCGTTGGGGGCCAGCAGGGTGATCGACTACTCAAAAGATGACTTCACGAAAGACGATGAAAAATATAACTTCATCTTCGACACCGTGGGGAAAAGCTCGTTCGGCAATTGCAAACCACTATTGCTTCCAGGCGGGACGTACATTTCAGCCGATGCCGGTCCGATGTGGGAGAACACATACTTACCACTCGTGACGGCGGTGATCGGAGATAAGAAGGTCCTCTCCCCTATTCCTCGCGACGTTAAAAAAAGTCTGTCTCTCATCCAAGATTTTATCGGCCGAGGCAAGTTCAAACCGGTGATCGACAGAGCTTATCCCTTGGAGAAAATAGCCGAGGCATACGAGTATGTTGCCTCCGGCCAAAAGATAGGAAACGTCGTGATTACTTTGATTGCGGAGTGA